tcagagcagctcacagatcactgcacctgtacatagcccatctgtaaatagcccatccaactacctcatccccatcccCACAtagatttattttatatatatatatatatatatatatatatatatatatatatatatatatatatatctttttaaaattatttttaaatGGAGACTTTTGGGAGAGGTAGGGGAGTTCTCATGTTTAACCtcttgtaacggcagccttccctctcttcacgagaagagagggtgtaacagggatcggaccaagacgcagcatagttggtgctcaacatatttaataatgataaacagtgaacacttaacaattacaaaataacaaaatgtggcaaaccgatacagtcatagctggtgcagagaaaacacagatacaggaaacaaccacccacaaaccccaacacaaaacaagccacctatatatgattcccaatcagagacaacacaaaacacctgcctctgattgagaaccatattaggccaaacatagaaacagacaaactagacacacaacatagaatgcccacccagctcacgtcctgaccaacactaaatatataacatatataacTAAATGTATaacaaaacaagcaaaacacacaagaactatggtcagaacgtgacacctctTGACGCTCCCAAGgaaaactgactatttctcaggtccagatcgtagaatatgcatataatttacagattaggatagaaaacactccaaagtttccaaaactgtcaaaatattgtctgtgagtataacaaaactgattctgcaggcgaaaacctgaaagTAATTATGCAAAATACACAGAGAGTGCTCCACAACGATGAACTCTTCTATACTAGTGTGTTACTGGGGGATGTTATAGAGGTGATCGCTATGATTGACAATGGTTCTATGGCATGCACATTGAGCTCAACGGTGGTGCCACGCCTTGAGAAAGCAGGTGTGCTCAAGAGTGGCTCGCTCAGTCCGAACGAAGTGGtgttggttggctggttggctgcgtaggcttaaacactggtatacactgatttataagaccatattgggtaaaatgccattttatctctgttcttttttagtcaggtcagtaaataaatataaattacggtcccattctgatTTGCCTCTAACAGTACCAAAAACTAGAACaagtcatggtagaaatagttttagttacttagcaccgtggtcctggaattctctcctgaacattttaaaatgtgatgatctagtttcgttggtggagtttaaacacttgatcgatgtatacaACATAGAtgagtgtaattgtttttaggccagctgtttttagtcaagatgtttgtgtttttaatgcaatatgtaattgttgtactgtatgtgtatttatagttttgtttaatgttgtgttagtgtatgtaagttgttttgtctaaaacgttgttccccctgctgatattggaccaggtctctcttggaaaagagatattatcgcaatgagaaaaaacctgtttgaataaaggtaaaataatacaacttaaaaaatataataaaatagaagtaaaggccaaattcaatattttataaaaaaaatgtatctttttttatacctaaaggagtcctaaaattctaaatcctTATACCAACGTAATATATCATATTAAGCATACATTTGTTATATAGTCTAGTCCTTTGGGTTCACAGAGATAAGAAAGACATATTTGCCATTATGTATTCTGTTTTATTAAAAAGTAGGGTATTTCACACATgcacattgcaatttattggTATGCAGCTGAAAACACCTGCCCTCAGGCCTTAAATTCCAATGCATGGCTAATAATAAACTTGTGTGAACAAAAGCTGAACAGAAATACAAATATCGGGTAAACAGAGAGACACCTGCAATGTgttcacatcacacacacacacacacacacacacacacacacacacacacacacacacacacacacacacacacacacacactctctctctctctgttagacAGTTCGAGTCAAAGAGAATGACCGTGGTCACAAAAATTATAGCTGGAGTTTCCCAGCATGCACCTGGACCAACTGTCACACAGTCAGTTTCTAACAACTCAACACAGCAAAACAACACCAGGGAAAATCTGTTTCTTCCTCCTGGTTTGGCCAAGACAGACATACAGGTGGACAAATACTCTGCAAGGAATATATGGTGTTGACATCCTGAGTAGGTATAATTGAGTATGAAATTATTTTTAAgcgattacattttttttaatggaaaatcCTCACTGAAAGCTCATGTTAGCTCCTAGTGCTAAAACTACTCATCTTTTGTGGTTTAGAGTCCAATATCCCTTTGCCAATTGTCTTACGAATCTGTCATTTCTTTCCTCAGAAGAGGAAGAAGCAACTTGTAACTTCAATGCTGGAACCTCCAGTGTTCAGCCTTTTTTTGTGTTGCacatttttatgtttttttttaaaattgAACAATTAATAGTGTTGTACTGAGTTTGTTTAACCTTTTACCGCAGTGGGCAAAATgtagggtcacacagagtgattcttggtagtcttaaacaaatatactttgaaacaaaagtatacacctcaaacatagttatgggcttaaaaaaagaagacacctgtatgtACCGTGTCAGATACAGAATTGAGATGTATACATTTTTTACTTTGCATCGCAATATTACacttatatacatcacagaagactgaaatatagcaaaaccgtttgacatagaaactcCAGATTTTCGTCGGgttaacatttttttttctttattaattattaaattatttaaaaaaaatatgaataacattccacccatgaggcctaAGAGCGAccttttggtcattgactgcaggaaagggctacattaCCTTTTATAATTTGTTGGAGGAGCAGTTGGCTCTCAAAACTCTTCAAGTAAGATCTGAATTAAATGAAACTTCTGACTCCTCTGCTCTTCAATTCCTCCTGCCTATGCCTTTGCTTTAAGAAAAGACAACTGTATGGGACCACCACTGTACTCCACTTATGCCTTTTGGGCCTCTGGGTGAGTCACTAAGGGGAGGTGATCGAGGTAGTCCCGACTCACTTGCGGAAAATGGGGAAACCGTTGTTGCGTTCCTCCTCGATGCGCCGGGCCAGGAACTGACGGCTCTTGCGGTCATGGCCGGAGCCCAGTAGATTGTGTGTGGGGATAAAGAAGTTGGGGAGCATGCCATCTTTCAGGTGGCCCTCAAAGTCCTCCAGCAGCTGCTGGAAGCACTGTCCCAGCTGGGCCTCCTCCCAGTCGCTGTCCTGGGTCCTGGAGCAGCAGGCGTGGAGCAGGGTGGTCTTGGCGTGGTAGGAACAGAACTTGGACAGACTAGGGTTCTCTGCCTTCAGCAAGCCCAACAGGTGCTTCAGAAGCTTCAGACAGTACTTCCTGAAGCAAGAAAATGACAAGTCTAAGGCACACATGATAATACACAATTTATCAAAGGAAATGGGTTTAATGACGCGTTCATAAAATGTGTaggaaaaatccacttgaacgtTATGACTACAGTATTCATGTTTGTAGTATTCATTCTATAGTAGGCTTACCTGCAGCAGCGAGTCCCACTGGCCTCGCAGCAGGTCTTCTGGGAGCCATGATTTGTTAGGATACTCTTCTCCACATGCGAGAATGAGATGCGCCATGCGTCTGTAGGTAACAGGACAAGAAAAACCATTTAGGAAACTCAGAAAAAGGACATAGCTACATGCCACTTCCCCTTTCTCCAGAAAGGGGGGGAAGCAGTGCTGAATTTTTTTTGACACCTATATgtgtcctctaatacaggactagtaaaggccctaATTTTGTGAGAAAAAATCTTTTTTCAACAAtttcaaaacattttttattcatatttttgtttgggggggggggggttctgcaGGCATTCTGATCGCCCTATGCTTTCCACCTCTCATTCATGAAGAAATCTCACAAATGAAAGTGATAGTTTTATTCAAGATGTGTTAGCTTTAATAGTGTTGACTTAATGTTTACAAAACGGTTACCTCTAGCGCAGACACCTTCCCGTTCCACCGTGCCCTTTCCCTCGTACTTCGGAACGAGGTAGTACCCCTTAAACTTTTGTTCTTTCTTCACTTTGGTCCCGAGCCAGATGTCTATTTTGTCTATGCCTCCTTGGGTGAAAGTGGGCCAGCTCGAGCGGACCTCAAGCCCCAGAACAATGTCCAGTGAGATAGGGACCGTTCCCGTCCCGTTTATCAGTAAGGTCACTGCCGGGCAACCCTTCTTTTTCTTCTCCAACCCCACGTCTTGATAGAAGTATGGAAATAAGAAACATTTCATTAACAAATGTTTTGCATACATTCGCTACATTATAGGCATTTGGGAAGCGCGCGCTACAGCCGTACACACCTTTGAGTATCTTCACACACTTTTTAACCTCGTTTCTGAACTCCGTAAGCATTCCACTGGCAGATATTGTGTTGTCTTCATCTAGAAAGCGATCCAACGAGTGTTTTCCTCGTTTGAACGCCACGCTGTAAAATGCCCCATCATCCCCAAACGGCCGAATGTCCACCCGCTTGACAGGCACAGTTAACATCACGTCAAATTCGTCGGGATTAGAAATCTATATTGATCAAAAGATCGTCAAAAATTAGTGAAGCATGAAAGAGTATTGGGTCACACTGGTGATGtatgattgaatttaattaatgaccCACCTTTAAATTCTCGTAGTAACTTCCAGTGCGCAGATCATTTACATCTTTGAAGCATTCTGTACACTTTTTCATGTGGTCCATTATACGCTTTACCGTGTCATTGACAATACTTGCTGATTCCGATGTCTGTTTCTTCTTAATCTTCAATTGATCAATGGTTGTAAACAGGATCTTATTCGGATTTGAGTCAACGCTGTCACCTTTTTTGACCATCCTTGATCCGATTTTAACTTCTACGCACTCCTGTGGCACAGGTGCCTTTTCCTCAGTGGTGCACTCAGGCTGCTTATATTCCTTGGTTTTCTTGGGTTTGTTTTCATCAGTGATCTGTTGCGTTTCCTCCTTAGTGTCTTTCACTGGTTCCTTTGGAGGTTGCCGGGCACTCTTGGCCCGAACCGGATTCTTGGCATGCGCTGGTTCCGGACTCTTTGCGCGCACGCTTCGTGGTTTCCCTCTGCCGCTCATTGTAGTAAGTATGATCGTGATGTGACATCGACGAGTTAAACTGTCTTCTATGCTAGCTAAATTATACTCTCTTCACTGTTTCCGTGTGATGAAAAGTGAATGTGAACACTCCCCTTTCTACATACAGAATCCGTTCATCGCCCTCTTGTGTCGAAAGCTATTGAGATGGAGTAAACAAAAGCACATGCACGCACTTGTGTCATGTATGATTGCCCTGAAATGTGCTATTGTCAGGTAAATGACGTGATAAATGCTTGTCGCTCCAAATCCCTATCTTCCATCGAGTAACTTAATGGACTTAACTTTCAGTATGATAGCGATAAATATGTAACTATTACTCTTTTACTCTTACATGAATGAACTATATTACTAAACCAGGGCAAATGACTACCCTAACCCAGTTAAACAAGTATAAGATGTCTCTTGAGATATCCATGAACCACCGAGGGGATCTTCAGGACATCatgactgttaaacagtcatctCTACCCTGGAccatagagactgctgccctatcaacctggtctcagagcattttgtgttattctgtacgtaaatccgagacactctaTTTAGTGGGATATGTTACATTTTGTATGGTAtgcattaatttgtggatgtccatcatccatttctcaaaatatgttatgaatttgtattatatgttacgaatttgcaaaacgtacaatatgttacgaatgtGCAAAACTAAAGATATGTTATGAATTCGAAtatgttgtggctaacgttagctaggtggctagattgctaatgctaacgttagctagctggctaacattagctaggctaggagttaggggttaaggttagggttacccCGCTAGCAATGAGTAATTGGCCCAGAAGCGGCCCTCTTCCGGGTGACCGAAACTGATTGAATCGGCCCGGAATCGGGTGTCGGACTCGgcccggaatcaaaatgaatgactgcccagaattTCCGTCTACCAgaattcagccgactttgccAGCATCTGACAAGAATACCCCCAGAAGCGGCCTGATGCAAATTGAAATAAATATGTACAAAATTACCTGATTTAGTCATTTaaaatattactattatacattttatacatacaaattatacccatccacaaaaaaacattttgtgtcggaggaaacaccatacacctggtgaccgtgtcagcgtgcaagcgcctagcccgccacaggagttgctacagcgcgatgggacaaggacatcccggccggccaaaccttcccctaacccggacgacgctgggccaattgtacatcgcctcatgggtctcccggtcgcagtcGGCACGGGtctcgaaccagcatctgtagaaACGCAGtttgcactgtgatgcagtgtcttagaccactgcgacgcagtgtcttagaccactgcgacgcagtgtcttagaccactgcgacgcagtgtcttagaccactgcgacgcagtgtcttagaccactgcgatgcagtgtatTAGACCACTGCGCTACTCGGGAAGTTCCACCCACAAAGTTTTTAATGattatcaattgccttgcacaaagtaccaaaatactaaaatactacacaggacgcttaaagaatttcatttaaatgttaattgtattttttgatcacagaaacaatgaggaaaaaatatggaaaaataaataaataatgaaatgttaattatataaagcagcccgtgtaatgatctgccagagagtagccccaatcggtccgagccccaagtaatagaTTTGGACcggataactcacaccggaattgGCCCGAGCACCAAGTAATATATACATTTGGGACAGATAACTCTCACCGGAATCGgtccgagccccaagtaatagatttgggccagataactcgcACCGGAATTGGCCCGAGCACCAAGTAATATATACATTTGGGCCAGAAAACTCACACCGGAAGCGGCCCGagcatcctagccataagtaatactgcgGGCCACATGACATCGgccgagtctgactctcagccgagtgccccgactcagccggaatcggcccagatccactgtgctagctgggtaaggttaggagttaggttaaacggttaaggttagagttagctaaaatagttaaggttagggtaagggttagcaAACATTCTAAGTAGttacaaagtagctaaaaagtagcaATTAGTTGAAaggttgctaattagctaaaatgctcaaGTTGGCCAAGATGAtattcgaacacgcaacctttgggttgctagaagtTCGCATTATATGCCTATCCATCCACCatgaccaaccaccctccttttgtttttgccttaaataatgttctgtcttatgtaaccataccaaacttaacatatcatactaatttgagtgtcccggattacCTTTAATGTTACTTCTagtccacaggaggttggtggcaccttaattgggcaGGACGGGCACGTGGTAATGGCTGGtgtttaacctcactagggtacgtgggacgctagcgtcccacctggccaacatccagtgaaattgcagagcggcaaattcaaaaacagaaatactcattataaaaattcataaaacatacaagtgtcatacattgGTTTAAAGactaacttcttgttaatccaaccatgGTGTCatgtttcaaaaaggctttacggcgaaagcataccatgcgattatctgagaacagcgcccagcagacaaatcattacaaacagttaccagccaagtagaggagttacacaagtcagaaatagcgataaaattaatcacttacctttgatgatcttcatatggttgcactcacaagactcccatttactcaataaatgtttgttttgttcgataaagtccctgtttatatccaaaaacctcagttttgtttgcgtgttttgttcagtaatccacaggctcaaacgcagtcacaacaggcagacgaaaaatccaaatagtatccgtaaagttcgtagaaacatgtcaaacaatgtttgtaatcaatcctcaggttgtgtttagcctaaataatcgataatatttcaaccggacaataacgtcgtcaatataaaaggtaaacaagaaaggaggtcgtgcgcatgaaaaacctctgggacactgtagggtccactcatttagagtggtcttactctctcatttttcagaatacaagcctgaaacaatttctaaagactgttgacatctagtggaagcaataggaTGTGCAATTTGAGGCCTAAGTCAATgaatactgtaatggcattcaatagaaaactacaaacctaaaaaaatcccacttcctggatggatttttctcaggtttttacctgccaaatcagttctgttatactcacagacattattctaacagttttggaaactttagagtgttttctatctaaatctaccaattatatgcatatcctagcatatTAATGCCATTTGCATTCActgtttcagccattattatgagccgtcctcccctcagcagcctccactgttctagTCTATAAGAACATGCTGTCCTATAGACAGTGAGCTTCAAAGGTATTGGGACAGTCAATGacacatcttttttttttttgtctctgtACTCAGGCACTTTGGCTcattctatataactactgctgtatacaccttttctattcatataggggagagtggggtatgttgagccattttttacattcagcatcactacatcaaaggaaatatagtattctttctaacaaagatatctacctATATTTCAGAATGTTGTGAATCcttggaaataatcagaatttaTGCAAACATAACAGCTTTGAAAAgatagcttgtccaaaaaaaagtggtctcttggcacaacttaccccaggtggggtaagttgagcataGGGACAGGTTAAATTGAGCAGCCTTGGGATAAGTGGgtgatggtgtcctgtgacagtgggcgATGGTGCAGGTAcaatggcaagaaaaagtatgtgaaccctttggaattacctggatttctgcataaattattcatcaaatttgatctgatcttcatctaagtcacaataatagacaaacagtgtgcttaaactaatgacACACAAAttgttgtatttttcttgtctatattgaatacataatttaaacattcacagtgtaggttggaaaaagtatgtgaacacctaagctaattggagtcaggaatcagctaacctggagtccaatcaatgagacgagattggagatgttggttagagctgccctgccctatacaaAACACTCaacatttgagtttgctattcacaagaagcattacccgatgtgaaccatgcctcgaacaaaagagatctcaggaGACCTCATTTtaattaagaattgttgacttgcataaagctggaaagggttacaaaagtatctctaaaagccttgatgttcatcagtccacagtaagacaaactgtctctaaatggagaaagttcagcactgttgctactcacccctctccctgcaaagatgactgcaagagcacagtgcagaatgctcaatgaggttaagaagaatcctagagtgtcagctaaagacttacagacatctctggaacatgctaacatctctgttgacgagtctacgatacgttaaacactaaacaagaatggtgtccatgggagg
This genomic stretch from Salvelinus namaycush isolate Seneca chromosome 4, SaNama_1.0, whole genome shotgun sequence harbors:
- the LOC120045881 gene encoding cyclic GMP-AMP synthase-like; this translates as MSGRGKPRSVRAKSPEPAHAKNPVRAKSARQPPKEPVKDTKEETQQITDENKPKKTKEYKQPECTTEEKAPVPQECVEVKIGSRMVKKGDSVDSNPNKILFTTIDQLKIKKKQTSESASIVNDTVKRIMDHMKKCTECFKDVNDLRTGSYYENLKISNPDEFDVMLTVPVKRVDIRPFGDDGAFYSVAFKRGKHSLDRFLDEDNTISASGMLTEFRNEVKKCVKILKDVGLEKKKKGCPAVTLLINGTGTVPISLDIVLGLEVRSSWPTFTQGGIDKIDIWLGTKVKKEQKFKGYYLVPKYEGKGTVEREGVCARDAWRISFSHVEKSILTNHGSQKTCCEASGTRCCRKYCLKLLKHLLGLLKAENPSLSKFCSYHAKTTLLHACCSRTQDSDWEEAQLGQCFQQLLEDFEGHLKDGMLPNFFIPTHNLLGSGHDRKSRQFLARRIEEERNNGFPIFRK